A window of the Dyadobacter pollutisoli genome harbors these coding sequences:
- a CDS encoding DegT/DnrJ/EryC1/StrS family aminotransferase: MKPFQEKVSRRAFIRQNSMAGLGVALASTSIASPLAVHIKSAQKPAILGGPSAWAADKWPVWPMWNPETDEKQVLEVLRSGIWSRAHVVTQFEKEWAAALGAKRCLSTVNGTNALVIAINQLGIQAGDEVLVPPYTFIASVSSILSNGAMPVFVDIDPETFQIDPAKIEAKITPRTKAIMAVHILGLPVDMDRIMTIAEKHKLLVIEDACQAHLAEYNKQKVGTIGDAGCFSFQNSKNLPIGEGGAIVSNNDAFMDRCFSYHNFGYAYGTTVGSVSTGCLIQGTKLRFTEYQAAIGLAQMKRLDSQTTVRNENAAYLKSLIKDIPGIVPYKLYDNVTRGAFHLFPFRYKKEGFKDLSREDFLKAMKAEGVPCSSGYATLNTQPYLKDTFESKNYRKMYPKEMLDINKYNEQNKCPQNDKMCNEEAVWFTQNMLLGSKADMKDIASAIEKIHNNVDQIKTLSKK, encoded by the coding sequence ATGAAACCGTTCCAAGAAAAGGTGTCGCGCAGGGCGTTTATCAGGCAAAATTCAATGGCCGGACTGGGTGTCGCGCTCGCTTCCACCAGTATAGCCAGCCCACTTGCAGTTCATATCAAATCAGCACAGAAGCCTGCAATATTGGGTGGTCCGTCTGCGTGGGCCGCTGACAAATGGCCGGTATGGCCGATGTGGAATCCCGAAACGGACGAAAAACAGGTATTGGAAGTGCTCCGCAGCGGTATTTGGTCGCGTGCGCATGTGGTAACACAGTTTGAAAAAGAATGGGCGGCGGCACTCGGCGCAAAACGCTGCCTTTCCACAGTGAATGGCACCAATGCTTTGGTGATCGCCATCAATCAATTGGGTATCCAGGCCGGCGACGAAGTACTGGTGCCGCCTTATACGTTTATTGCCTCCGTTTCCTCGATTTTGTCCAATGGCGCTATGCCTGTTTTCGTGGACATTGATCCGGAAACATTTCAGATTGACCCTGCCAAAATAGAAGCTAAGATCACGCCGCGTACCAAAGCCATTATGGCCGTTCACATTCTTGGGCTGCCTGTGGATATGGACAGGATTATGACGATTGCAGAGAAACATAAACTTCTGGTGATCGAGGATGCTTGTCAGGCGCATTTGGCTGAGTATAACAAGCAAAAAGTGGGGACGATCGGAGACGCAGGCTGTTTCAGTTTTCAGAATTCCAAAAACCTGCCGATCGGTGAAGGAGGTGCCATTGTGAGCAACAATGACGCATTTATGGACCGTTGCTTTTCTTATCATAACTTCGGCTACGCTTATGGAACTACTGTTGGCTCGGTGAGTACCGGATGCCTTATTCAGGGTACCAAATTGCGTTTTACAGAATATCAGGCGGCAATCGGTCTTGCTCAAATGAAACGGTTGGACAGCCAGACTACCGTAAGAAATGAGAATGCTGCTTACTTGAAATCCCTCATTAAGGACATCCCGGGCATTGTTCCCTACAAACTTTATGACAACGTTACCAGAGGAGCATTTCACCTATTCCCTTTCCGCTACAAAAAAGAAGGCTTCAAAGACCTGTCCAGAGAAGATTTCCTGAAAGCGATGAAGGCCGAGGGCGTGCCATGTTCGAGCGGCTATGCGACATTGAACACACAGCCTTACCTGAAAGATACATTTGAATCCAAAAACTACCGGAAAATGTATCCGAAGGAAATGTTGGATATTAATAAATACAACGAGCAGAATAAATGTCCGCAGAACGATAAAATGTGCAACGAGGAAGCCGTGTGGTTCACTCAAAATATGCTGCTAGGCAGCAAGGCGGATATGAAAGACATTGCCTCCGCCATTGAAAAAATTCACAATAACGTGGACCAAATCAAAACGCTCAGCAAAAAATGA